A window of Candidatus Latescibacter sp. contains these coding sequences:
- a CDS encoding SUMF1/EgtB/PvdO family nonheme iron enzyme has protein sequence SGQTYISLSDSIDSYNQCWIRYSNNTFSVVLGYEDWPVVSVTWFGSKAFAEYYGWDLPREAEWEYACRSGQSYKYGTNDGKISSFQANYDYYGSVGPYHPVIVGSYRSNSFGLGDMSGNVWEWCSDWYGVYDTLAATDPTGPQSGALKVIRGGGWYGTDWVCRSTYRSPYTPGIGSLMIGFRVVSRQL, from the coding sequence TAGCGGTCAGACTTACATCAGCCTTTCTGATTCAATTGATTCATATAATCAGTGCTGGATAAGATACAGCAATAATACATTCAGTGTTGTTTTGGGATATGAGGACTGGCCGGTGGTATCAGTCACATGGTTCGGCTCAAAGGCATTTGCGGAGTATTACGGATGGGATCTGCCGCGCGAGGCCGAATGGGAGTATGCTTGCCGGAGCGGGCAATCTTATAAATACGGTACGAATGATGGAAAGATCAGCAGTTTTCAGGCAAATTATGATTATTATGGGAGTGTAGGTCCATATCATCCTGTGATAGTGGGGAGTTACCGTTCGAATTCCTTTGGCCTGGGCGATATGAGCGGAAATGTCTGGGAATGGTGCAGCGACTGGTACGGAGTTTATGACACATTGGCTGCTACTGATCCTACAGGCCCGCAAAGCGGGGCTTTAAAGGTGATCCGAGGAGGCGGCTGGTATGGTACAGATTGGGTTTGCCGGTCTACATATCGTTCTCCTTACACTCCGGGGATCGGGAGCCTCATGATAGGGTTCCGGGTGGTCAGCCGTCAGCTTTGA